The DNA window CGTCCGTTGGTCCCAGCAGCGAACAGGCGCCGATGACCAGGGCGGCCGCGGCAAGTCCAAACGCTCGGCGCATGAACCTCGAAGGCTATCACGGAATCTGCAGGAACAAGGGCCAGTCCCCCGCGGGAAGGAGGCGCTGGGCGGGCGTCGAATGCTACGCTTTGACGCCGGTCACCCCGAGTGCGCAGAACCACCTACACCGCGCGGACGTATCCTCGCCGGAGAACTAGCATGGGATCCAAGTCGTCAGCCTTCACGGTTCTGGTCTGCAGCCTCGTCTTCAACGCCACCACCGAGCGGTCTGCGCACGCTTGCGGCGCCCTGGTCTCGAACGACAAATCAGTGGTCGCGCAGAGCCAGCAGCGGGTCCTGATTTCGCTCCGCTCCGACGGCACGAGCAACGTCGTCGTGCAGCTCGGCGTCCCGGAAGCGAGCGCTCCTTTCGGCGCCCTGACGCCGGTCGCGGGGCTGCCGACACTCGATCCGTCGCCGGTCGACGTGGCGGAGATCGATGGCCTCGACCAGGCAACTCGGCCGCGAGTGAACGGCTCGGATTCGGGTTCGACCGACAGCGGCAGCTGTGGGTGCGGGTCGACCCCGACGGACGACCTGGCCGGCGGTGGCAAGAACCTCGGGGGCGGCGTTGGGGTCGTGCAGATCGTCGACATCGGTCCGGTCACCGCGGCAGCACTGAGCGCCGATTCGACGGCGGCTCTGACCGAGTGGCTGAGCGACAACGGCTTCGTGATCCCCACCGCAGATCAGGCCAGCGTCGATGCCTACGTGGGCCCCGGAAAGTACTTCGTGGCGTTCAAGCGCAGCGCCCAGGCAGAACCTGGCCCGAGCAGCGTCGGCGTGAGCTTTTCGGTCCCCGGTGATCAGCGCGGTTACCCGCTGCGGATCTCGCGAGTCGGCGCCGCCGCTCAGCTCGGGATCCAGGTCTTTGTCGCGGCACCGGAGGTCGTATCCCCAACCGGTTCGGCACCTGCGGGAAATTTCCTGACCCTGACTCTCGCGGACTTCTCGGCGTCCGCACTCTACGACGACTACACCCAGACGCTGTTCACGAAGATCGCCGAGATGGGGAGCAAGGCGTTCGTCATCGAGGGTGTCTTTGGCACCGGCTCGGGCTGGCGGCAGGGGCTCGGGCCGAAGCTCTCGGCCATCACCGAAACGACGCAGGTGTTGTCGCGCATGGCGACCGTGGTTGCGCCGTCGATGCTGACCGAGGACGTTTCGTTCTCCGGCAACGCGCCGACGTCGGTGCCACGAGAAGTGACCGCGCTGTTGCTCCCGATCGACGGGCCTGGACCGGGTGGTGGCCAGCACCGAGACCTCTATCTGGCAATGAGCGGGCTGTCGTTCGCGGCCTTCGGGCTGAGGCGCAAGCTTCGCCGGCTGCCACGGCGCTGAACCAACCTCCCGAGCTTGACGCGGCGCAAGGGCGGGCCCATCTTGGCCTGACCCCCGCCCCCCCCGAGGGGAGGGGTAAAGGAGCAGCCCATGATCAAGCTGAAGGTCACCGGAATGACCTGCGGACACTGCGAAATGGCCGTAAAGAAGGCGCTGGGACAGGTCCCCGGAGTGACCGCGGTCAGCAGCGTCGACCGCACCCGAGAGGAAGCCATCGTCGAGGGGGCCCCGGAGATCGGAGCCCTGATCTCCGCCATCGTCGAAGAGGGCTACTCCGCCGAGGCCGTGGCGTGAAGCACTGCGCCCACGGCCTCAAGCTCGATGGCGCGACGCGAGATGAAGCGCGACGTCGGCTGCTGTCGATCCGTGGGCATGTCGAAGGTGTGATGCGCATGCTCGAGGACGAATCGGTCTACTGCGTCGACGCGCTCAAACAGATCAAGGCCATCCACGGCGCGCTCGACAAAGTCGGTGGGATGGTGCTCGCCAGCCATCTGCGTGACCACGTGGTCACGGCAGCCGCGCGCGGCGATGCAGGCGAGATCGTCGACGAACTGATGGAGGTGCTGAAGTACCGCTGACGGCTTTGGCAAACGGCAACATGGTCCCAGCAAGAACTGCGAGCTCTCTGGCCGACGTCGGTGCTGACACCGACCCGAGCTCCGGCGCACCCGCGACCGCACATTTGGATCTCGGCGTAGGAGGAATGACCTGCGCCAGCTGCGTCGCTCGCGTCGAGCGCACGCTGAAAAAACAGCCGGGAGTGAAGGCGGCGAGCGTCAATCTGGGCACCGAAAAGGCCAGCATCGACTACCTGCCTGGCGCCGTGAGTCCGCAGCGACTGAAGGCGGCCATCGTCGACGCGGGCTACGTGGCCATCGATCTCGATACGGAGAAAGATTCGCTCGAGCGCGCCCAGGCAAGAGAACAAGCCGACCTCCGCCGCGACGTCATGCTGGGCGCAGCGCTCAGCGTGCCGCTGATGTTCGTGGCCATGCTGCCGATGCTCTCGCCGTCGGTCATGCACGCCATGCACCAGGTCCTTCCCCATCGCGGCTGGGGTTTCGTTCAGCTGGCCCTGGCGGCGCCGGTGCAGCTGTTCGTCGGCGCGCGTTTTTACCGCCAGGCCTTCGCGGAGCTCCGCCACCTGAGCCCGGGCATGAACACCCTGGTCATGCTGGGGTCGAGCGCCGCCTTCGGCTACTCGCTGCTCGCGCTGCTCACTCCCCGGATCTTCCCCGAAGGCACCGCGCATCTCTACTTCGAGGCCTCCTCGGTCATCATCACGCTGGTGCTGCTGGGCAAGTTGTTGGAGGCCCGTGCCAAGGGGCGAACGAGCGACGCGCTGAAGAAGCTGTTCGGCCTCGCGCCGAAGACGGCGCGTGTGCTGCGGGGAGAGTCGTCCGTCGAGCTCGCGATCGACGCTGTCGTCCCGGACGACCTGATCGAGGTCCGGCCGGGAGAGCGCATCCCCACCGACGGTGTGCTCACCGAAGGTTCGAGCTGGGTGGACGAGAGCATGATCACCGGCGAACCCCTGCCCGTCGAGAAGTCCGTCGGCGGTGAGGTCGTCGCCGGGACCGTCAACCACCGCGGTGCGTTCGTGTTCCGCGCGACGCGGGTCGGCCAGGACACCGTGCTGTCGCAGATCATTCGACTGGTCGAGCAGGCGCAAGGTGGCAAACCCCCCATCCAACGCCTGGCGGACCGCATCGCGCGGATCTTCGTGCCGCTGGTGATCGTGGCCGCAGCGCTCACGTTCTCGATCTGGTGGTTCTTCGGGCCAAGTCCGGCGCTGAGCCATGCGTTCGTCGCAGCAGTCAGCGTGCTGGTCATCGCCTGCCCGTGTGCGATGGGGCTCGCCACACCCACCGCCATCATGGTCGGCACGGGCAAGGCGGCGGAGCTCGGCATGCTGTTTCGAGAGGGCGCCGCGCTGGAGACGATGGCCCGACTCGACACCATCGTGCTCGACAAGACGGGTACCTTGACCAAGGGCCACCCCGAGCTGACCCACATCGCGCCGTACGGGGTGACGGAGACGGAATTGCTCCAGCTCGTCGCGGCCGCCGAGGACCGGAGTGAACACCCGCTTGCCCGTGCAGTCGTAGAAGCCGCCCGGACCCGGGGCATCAGCTTCGGACGAGCCGACTCGGTGCAGGCGGATCCTGGATTCGGCGTCGAAGCGATCGTCGCGGGACGCCGTGTCGCGGTCGGCGCCGAACGCCTGATGTCGAAGCTCGGCATCGACACCGAGCTGGGCCGAGCCGACGCCGCGCGCTTCGCCGTCGAGGGGCGTTCGCCGATCTTCGCCGCGTTCGACGGCAAGCTCGTGGCCACACTCGCCATCGCCGATCCGCTCAAGGAGGGCAGCCGTGCAGCCGTTCGAGAGCTCCACGCGCTCGGCCTTGGCGTCGCCATGTTGAGCGGCGACAACGGTCGCACCGCAGACGCCATCGCCAAAGAGGTCGGCATCGAGCGAGTGCTGGCGGAGGTGCTGCCCGGGGAAAAGGCCGCAGAGATCGCCCGGCTTCAGGCCGCGGGTCGGCGAGTGGCTTTTGTCGGCGACGGCATCAACGATGCGCCTGCGCTCGCGCGAGCCGACGTGGGCATTGCGATCGGGACGGGCACCGACATCGCGGTCGAAGCCGGCGACGTGATCCTGATGAGCGGCGATCTCCGCGGCATCGCCAGCGCGATTCGGCTATCCCGCCGCACACTGTCCACAATCCGTCTGAACTTCTTCTGGGCTTACGCCTACAACGTCGCCCTCATTCCGCTCGCCGCGGGCGCGCTCTACCCGCTCTTCCACCTGCTCTTGAGCCCCATGCTCGCGGCAGCCGCCATGAGCATCTCGAGTGTGTTCGTCGTCACGAACAGCCTCCGCTTGCGGCGCTTCGTGCCGACCGCACCGAGCGCTGGAACCGTGTGACGACGAGCGCCGCGTACCTCAGTCGAAGTCGAGCTCGGGGTAACGACGAAAGAGCCCGTCCTCGTTGAACGGAAGGCGACGCGGCGACGCCAGGTAGGCGGCGATACGCGGGCGCGCAGCGACCCGGTCCCGCAGGGCAATCAAACCTGGAACGGTCGGCCCGATGCGGCTCATCGCCTTCGGAAACGCGTACTCGAGCCCGCAGACGAGCTGAAACAGCGACAGGTCGACGTACGACAGCTCGCCTCCCACCAGCCACTGTCCGCCGCGCTGGGTGCCGCGCATGAGCACTCGTTCGAAGTAGCCCAGCAGCTTCGGCAGCCTCTCACGCAGAAAACTCTGCGTTCTGCGGGCGGCCTCGGGCTTCTGATCTTCGTAATAGAGACCGGACCCGATGGGGTGATGGGTATCGTGCACCTCGCCCACGACGTCCGCGAGCGTCAGCTGCAGCTGATTGACGAACAGCCGACCTGCCTCGTCGCTGGGACTGAGTTGATGCCGTGGCCCGAGGTAGAGAAGGATGTTCGCGGTCTGTGCGATCAACAACGGACCGTGGCGCAACACCGGCGGCGCGAACGGCAGCGCCGCCTCCGTTTCACTGCGCAAGAGCGCGATCAGGGCCGGGACACCGCCCCCCTCGTCGGCCGGCCGACGCGCGACGTCTTCGTACGGAGCCCCAGCCTCCTCGAGGCTCAGGCGCACGAACTCCCCGCGCCCCTGGATCGATGGCCAATAGTAGAGCTGATAGGTCATGACCGACGCGAAGCCTCCGCGCTCAAGTTAGCGTGTTCACCCGACCGAGCGAAGACTAGAGACACGTGCAACCGGGTGGTAGGCTCCCGCGCCCGCCCCGACTCATGCACTCCGAAATCGCCTTCGTTGCCCTGTTCGGCGTCGCGGCCGCCGTCGCGCTGATGGCCCGCCGACTCCGTGTTCCGTACACGGTCGCGCTGGTCACGGCCGGACTCTTGCTCGGCCACACCAGCACGCTCGCGGCCCCACATCTGACGAAGGGCCTGCTCTACGCCATCTTTCTTCCGGGCCTGCTGTTCGAGGCCGCATTTCACCTGGAGTTCTCCGACTTCTGGCGCAACAAGCTGGCGATTCACTCGCTGGCCATCCCGGGGCTCCTGGTGGCCATCGCCCTCACAGCCGGGATCCTGACGCCGGTCGCCAGCGCCCTGCACTTCGTCGAAGGGTTCTCCTTCATCGACGGGTTGGTGTTTGCCTCGCTGATCGCCGCGACGGATCCGATCGCGGTCGTCGCGCTGTTCAAGACGATGGGCGTCCCCCGGCGCCTCAATGTGCTGGTCGAAGGCGAGAGTCTGCTCAACGACGGCACGGCGGTGGTGGTCTTTGCGCTGGTGCTGTCGTTCGCCCTGGGTGAGCCATTCAGTCCGTCGGGAGCGGTCTTCCAGTTCGTGAAGGTGGTGGGCCTCGGCATCTTCGTGGGCGCCGGTATCGGCTACGGGATTTCGAAGGTCATTCAGCGCGTCGATGACCCGATGATCGAGATCACGCTGACCACCCTCGCGGCCTACGGCTCCTTCATGCTCGCCGAGCACTTCCACGTCTCGGGTGTGATCGCGACGGTCGTCGCGGGCATGCTGTGCGGCAACTACGCGGCGCGCACCGGCATGAGCCCGACGACCCGCATCGCGGTGGAGAGTTTCTGGGAGTACGTCGCGTTTGCGCTGAACTCCATCGTGTTCCTGCTGGTCGGACTCGAAGTGCACATCGACTCGCTGCTGGCGTCGTGGAAGGCCATCGTCGCGGCCTGGCTCGCCGTCACGCTGGGGCGAGCCATCGTGATCGGCCTCGTGACGGCGCTCTTGTCCCGGACCAAGGAGCGCATCCCGGCGCGCTGGGCCATGGTCCTGACCTGGGGCGGCCTGCGCGGCGCGCTCTCCATGGTGCTGGTGCTGGCACTGCCGCTGACGTTCCCGCACCGCGAGCTGCTCGTGAACATGACCTTCGGCGTCGTGCTCCTGTCGATCCTCGTGCAGGGGATCTCGATGTCCCAGATCCTCACCCGCCTCGGTGTCGCAGGCACCCGCGCCGACCGCCACGAGTACGAGACGCGACGAGGGGCCCTGCTAGCTGCGAAGGCCGCGCTGACGGGCATCGAGCAGATGCGCGGCGCCGGGTCGTCCTCCACGGAGGTATTGGACCCGTTGGCGGAGGAGTACGAGAAACGCGTGGCATTGGCGGCGGAGCGTGTGCAAGAGCTTCGGCTCGAGCACAGCACGGTGCACGCCGAAGAGGTCGAGGCCGCCCGGCGGCACCTGCTCCTGGTGGAGAAGGACGAGCTCATGCGCGGGCGTAGAGAGGGGATCTTGAGCAGCGAAGCGTTCGACCGACTGGTCGTGGACGTCGACGCGCGACTTCACGAGCTCGACGACGACGACTGACGCTCGCACCTGCCCGTCAGTCGTCGGCTTTGGCTCGGCGGGCTGGAGCGCCGAACGTCAGGTCAAGCCCCCTTGTTCAGAGCGTCACGAATCTCGGTGAGGAGCTCCACTTCTTTGCTGGGCGCCTCGGGCGCGGGAGCCGCTTCCTCCTTGCGCTTCAGCTTGTTCATCGCTCGGATGGCCATGAAAATTACGAACGCGACGATGAGGAAATCGAAGACCGTCTGCAGGAAGCTGCCGTACTTGAGCGCCACCGCCGGTTTGTCCCCGACGGCGTCGCGCAAGGTGAGCTGAAGCGCAGTGAAGTTGACGCCTCCGATCGCGAGCCCGATCGGGGGCATCACCACATCGGCAACGAACGACGTGACGATCTTGCCGAACGACGCTCCAATGATGACACCTACCGCCAAGTCTACGACGTTGCCCTTGACTGCAAACTCTTTGAACTCGCTCAACATGCTCATGTGACTTCTCCGGTCGCTTCTGACGAGCAGCTCCAGCCAACTCTCGGCCTCCGTGCCGAGGAATGACCGGAAGCGCTAGCGCCACTCGGCGCCGGGACGATACGCCAGCGAGCGCAGAACACCATGTGAGTCCGGCCGCACCGGTCGCGAAACGCCCGCGAGGACGCCGGGGAAGCGCCCCGTGAGCACTGGCTCACAGCGCGTAGCGCACGAAGAACTGCGCCTGACTGGCGATGTCGAACTGCATCTCGGCCTCGGTGGACCCCTGGCCCGTCAGCGCCGCTTCGGAGGACGCCCCGTACAAGCTGCCGCCGTCGCGGGTGCTGGCGAAGGTCGGCCGGGTCGTTGCCAGCATACGCACCGTCGCGCCGAGCTTCAGCTCCCGAGTCACGTTGAGATCGCCACCGAGCCCGATGTAGCCCATCGGGTAGACCGCATCGACCTTGCCGGCAGGCATCTGCACGCGCGTGTACTCGGCACCACCGCCCACGACGACGAACGGTGTGATGAAGAGGTCCGGGAGCATGCGCAGACCCACGCCTGTGAGGGCATGGGTGCTCGTGCGATCCAGGCCCTGGCTCACGACCGCGGGAGTGGCAGCGTAGAAGTCCGCGGAGAGCTCACCGTACAGATACTTGTTCACATCCAGCGTACCGAAGACTCCGAACCCGTTCATGCGACACGCATCCCAGGCCACTCCGCCGTCCGGATCACGGAAACCATAACCGCCGATGCGCGCCCCAAAACCAGGCCGCCACGCCTCACTGTCGGCGCGGCGTGCGCGCGGGTCCCGCCGAGGTCCGGTGTCGCCATCGGCGGTCGGGTCGTTGGTGCCAAAGATGGGATCGGCCTGTGCCGCACTGCCCAGACTCGATATCAAGGCCACCACCAACCAACACGAACTTGTTCTCATCTGCACCTCCACGCGAATCGTCAGCAACCAGCATGCCGCGCGACGCGCGAGAGCTTTGTCGCCGCAACACCAGGCAAGCGAGACGAGCGCGCGAACTGCCGGATACCCTGCTCCGTGCACGCGAATTCACGCCGCGACGCGCACCGATCGTGTTTCGAATGCGCGCGAATCACCGCGCAACGAAGCGCGAATTGGGACAAAGATACTGCCTTCAGCTCCGAGTCCTCGTCGCCCTGGCCGTCGCCCTCGCGGGTTGCTCGAGCACGAGCCCGCGGGATGAAGAGGGACGAGCCCCGGTGGGTGAGCTGGGCATGAACGACGTCTCGATGCTGTTTCCGTTGCCTGCCCCCGGTCACCTGGACGAGCTGTGGAGCGCGAACACCGTCGGCAGGTTCGGCGCGCTCTTGCCGGTGTCCGTGTTCAGTCAAGCGCCGTGTCTGACGCCGGGCTGCGAGCAAGACTCCGACTACGACCGCCTGCGCGTCGTCGCCGCGCGGGTCGACCCGTGTTTCCCCTCGCTCACGCTTGCGCCGTCCCCGGCTTGCCGCTTCCAGGTGCGACTCGTGCTGCAACCCGTCGACGAGAGCCCGGGGCAGGTCGTCACAGAGGACACCGCCATACATCTATTTTACGATCTGCCGGTCGGTGACTTCGTGAGCTTGATCGCCGACCTGCTCGCCGCGCAGCGCGGTTCGCTGCCACTCGCAGCCGATCAACCGTTGGGGCCGCACCCCACACTGCTCGCGGAGGGCCTCTCGGGGGCCTATTCAGTCGGCTTGAAGGGCGCGCTGTCCGCGGTCATCGGCGCCGACCGCCTCACTCGCGTGACCTTCATGCGGCGGGGGACTGCCGCCGATTCGTGGACCTTCGCTGGCTACGACCTCGTCCACGGCGCCGTGATACCGGTGGCCATCCTGGATCCGAAGGTCACCGAGCAGTCCTTCGTGAACGACGTCGCGGCGGGCGCGCTCGGATTTGCGGCCAGGCTGGAGCCCGCGAACTTGCCCACACCCGAGGATCTGGGCCCTGTCTTCGACTCAGTGAGCGCCAAACAGCTCGACGACGACTCACTCTGGCCGAGCTACGAAGCGGCGTTGCGCATCGAGAACCCGGAGCTTCATTCACCTGCCAGCGTGGACTGCGTGAGCTGCCACGCCGCGCAGCCTGCGCGCTTCTGGATGGAACGGAACACGGCGCTCGGGAACCGCTTCAGCGCGTCGCGCTACACGTCGACGCAACCGCTCGAGGTGGTCAGCGCCATCGACGACACCACCCGAGTGCTGCGAGCCTTCGGCTGGTTTCAGGCGCGACCGGCCATCAGCGCGCGCGTGGTCAACGAGAGCGCTGCGGTGGTCGCCTACCTGAATCAGCGTCTACTCCAGTGAGCTCGGGTCAAGCCGGAGCTTCGGCGTCGATGACCGCGCGCACTGACCGCGCCAGTGCGTGTGCGGTGAATGGCTTGGCCAGAAACTGCGTGCCAGGGTCCAGCACGTTGTTGTGAACGATCGCGTTGTTCGTGAACCCCGACATGAACAGCACGCGCACTGCCGGTCGACTGGTCTGCAGGCGTTCCGCCAGCGCCTTCCCGCTCAAACGAGGCATGACGACATCCGTCAAGAGCAGATGAATGGGCCCCGCATGGCCCCGGGCGACGCTCAGCGCGTCCTGGCCGTCTTTGGCTGTCAAGACCTCGTAGCCACGTTCAGCCAGGATCCGGGCGGCGAGCTTGCGCACGTCGTCCTCGTCCTCGACCAAGAGGATCGTCTCTCCAGCCCTGGCCCTTTCGGTCTCGGGAGAGTGTTCCACGATGGCGGGCGAAACCGCGTCGTCCGGTGCCCGCGGGAGGTAGATCTTGAAGGTCGTGCCGTGGCCCAGCTCGCTGTAGACCCAGATGTGTCCGCCGCTCTGGCGGACGATGCCGTACACCGTGGCCAGACCGAGGCCCGTGCCTCTGCCCTTCTCCTTGGTGGTGAAGAATGGCTCGAACAGCCGGGTGCGCGTCTCTTCCGTCATGCCTTCGCCGCTGTCGGTGACCGTGATGCGCACGTAAGGACCGGCGATGACCTCGTGATGGGAGCGGACGTACTCGTCGCCCAGCTCGACGTTGGCCGTCTCGAGCGTCAGGCGGCCCCCGGACGGCATGGCGTCCCGGGCGTTGACGACCAGGTTGGCGAGCACCTGTTCGACCTGACTCGGATCGACCAAGACTGCCGCGAGATCCGGCTCGAGATCGACCTCGAGCTCGATGTGCTCGCCGATCAAGCGCGCGAGAAACTCGCTCATCTCGCTGACGATCGCGTTCAGCTGGCAGACGACGGGGCGGATCATCTGCCGCCGGCTGAAGGCCAATAGCTGTGAGGTCAACCTCGCAGCCCGCTCCGAAGCCCCGCGGATCTGCAAGAGGTCATCCCGAAGTGGTGCGCCCTCCGGCAGCTCGGCGAGTGCGAGCTCGGCCGAGACGGAGATGACGGTGAGCACGTTGTTGAAGTCGTGGGCCACGCCGCCGGCCAAGCGCGCCACGGCCTCGAGCTTCTGCGCGTGCTGGAGCTGGGTCTCGAGCTCACGCTCCCGGCTGACGTCGGTGGCAACGGCGAGGAAGACCGGCGGGTCCTCCCCCGAGATGGTGGAGAGCCGCAGACAGACCGGGAAACGCGACCCGTCACGACGCTGATATTCGGTGTTCAGCGTCTGGGACTCGGCGCTACCCGTCATGAGCTGGGTGATGCGGTGACGCAGTTCAGCGGCGTCCAGTCCCGGTGCAAGGTCAGTCAGAGTGCGGCGAGACAGCTCCTCTTCCCCGTAACCGAGCTTCTCCTGGGTCGCCTTGTTGCTGAGCACGTGCGCGAGGGTCTCGGCTTCGAACACGTCTACTTGCTCGCCGGCTTGATCGAGCAAGTGAGCGAGGCGAGCTGCCCGGCGGTCGGACGCTTCCGCGTTCGATTGGAGCTGCCGCGCCTTCGCTTCGAGCCGGTGCCGCTCGAGCTCGACGCGAAGCCCAGCGGTTCGCTTTCGCTCGCCGACCGCCACCAGCGCGAGCGAGAGCCCCAGCCAGAGTGCCGCCGCGAGCCCACCCTCGGTCTTCAGGCGCTGCTCGACCGGGGCGAAGGCCTCGGCGCGATCGACCTTGCGCACGATACCCCAGCCTGTCTCGTGGTTGAAGGAGGTCGCGGAGAGCACACGCGTGCCGGAGTAGTCCAGTCCTTCGGCGAATCCGCCGCGGCCCATGAGTGCATTCTGCATCGGAGTGTCGCCGGAGCCTTGGACCGGAAATCGGTGAAACCAATCCGGGTCGGCCCGCTTGAGCTCCGTGAAACACAGGATCTGGTCGCCCTCCTGCACCCCGATCACTGTCTCTCCGGTGCGAGTACCGGCGGTCTCCTGAGTGACGAGCTTGAAGAGCGTCTGCTGCGGTCGTGTGCTCAGGACCACAGCGAAGCGCTCAGCCCCCGCGCCGACCGGATGAGCCACCACGATCGCAAGATTCCGCGGCGAGGTGCCGTCGATGCCCGGGAGGGTCGTCCCGGTCGCGAGGGCACGTTGCACGACGGCGCGCACGACATCCGACGGCGGTGTGGCGCCCGCCGTCGCGGCGTGAAGCTGACCCGCTGCGCCGAAAACCGCGGCCCACTCGTAGGCAAAGACCGAGCGAGTGCGCTCCAAGCTTTCCACCAGCGCCGCCCGCGCTGCCGACTCCGCGGGCGCCCGGACGAACTCCTTCAAGGCCACGCCGCGAGCCAGGAGCTCGGCGTCACCGTGACGCTCACGCCACCACAGGCCTACCGCGGCCCCCTTGACCTTGACCACCTGCTCGGTGCGCGCCTGCCAGTATTCGAGGGCGTTGTCGCGCGCGGAGCCAACCCGCCAGAACATCAGGCCGAGAAGGGGCGCCCCAATCACGAGGAGCCAGAGGATTGCTCGGTTGCGGAGGTTCATGGTCCTTCCCCCCTGGGCACCACGACGGCCGCTGGAAGCAGCGGCTCGCACGCGGCGTCCTGCCTGGGTCTCGACCCTAGCATCCGACGAGCGAATGCAAAGCTCCGGCGGCAAGCCCACGCCCCATCGCTTCCGAGCCGTCCCCCGACGCGCACTATTTGGTTATCCTGCCTGAGTGGATTCGGAGCGTTTTCATCCGCCGCCCACGCCGCCGCCGGTGCCGCTGCCGCGTGAGGCCCCGAGCTCCGGCCTCCGCCTGCTCGGGATCGCACAGTGTGCTCTGGGAGTGTTCGGTCTGTCAGCCGCGCCACTCACGCTGATCACTCGCTTCGTCGCCCGCGATCCGGGTTCGCTCCGCGTACAAGAGCTGCTCTGGGAAGGCTTCCTCGGGGCCTGGATGTACGCGTCGCTGGCGCTTGGTACCCTCGCTGCGATCTTGCTGATTGCCGCAGGCGTCGGAGTGGTGCGCGGGCGCCGCTGGGGTCGGAGCCTCACGCTCTGGCACGCAGGCATCTCGGTCGCGCTGATGGTGCTCGGACAGCTCGTCTCCGTCCTGTTCCTGTATCCCGCTCTCTGGCAGCTCGGGCAGGGCGGCACGGCCGCGGAGCGCGGCGGCGCCATCGGCGGCGTGGTGGGCGGCCTGTTCGGGGGTCTGTTTGCCCTTGTCTTGCCCGTCCTGGAATTGATCGTGATGACCCGGCCACACGTCCGCGATTTCTTCGCGCAGGCGGAGAGTTGACCCGCGAGGTTTCGGTGAGCGAGAGCCGCGCGGAGCCACGCGCATCGAGAAAGCTGGCGCTCGGCGCGGGGCTGATCGCGACGCTGATGCTGCTCGGGCTGCTGCTGCAACGGGCGCGAGCGCCGGACCCAACGAACGTTCCCTTGGGGATCGCGGGCGCCAAGCTCGGGAGCAGACTCTCCGATGTGCGCGGCGCACTTCCGAACCTGGTTCCATCCGGCGAGTCCTCG is part of the Myxococcales bacterium genome and encodes:
- the mscL gene encoding large-conductance mechanosensitive channel protein MscL — its product is MLSEFKEFAVKGNVVDLAVGVIIGASFGKIVTSFVADVVMPPIGLAIGGVNFTALQLTLRDAVGDKPAVALKYGSFLQTVFDFLIVAFVIFMAIRAMNKLKRKEEAAPAPEAPSKEVELLTEIRDALNKGA
- a CDS encoding metal-sensitive transcriptional regulator; this encodes MKHCAHGLKLDGATRDEARRRLLSIRGHVEGVMRMLEDESVYCVDALKQIKAIHGALDKVGGMVLASHLRDHVVTAAARGDAGEIVDELMEVLKYR
- a CDS encoding heavy-metal-associated domain-containing protein; amino-acid sequence: MIKLKVTGMTCGHCEMAVKKALGQVPGVTAVSSVDRTREEAIVEGAPEIGALISAIVEEGYSAEAVA
- a CDS encoding DUF2330 domain-containing protein, which produces MGSKSSAFTVLVCSLVFNATTERSAHACGALVSNDKSVVAQSQQRVLISLRSDGTSNVVVQLGVPEASAPFGALTPVAGLPTLDPSPVDVAEIDGLDQATRPRVNGSDSGSTDSGSCGCGSTPTDDLAGGGKNLGGGVGVVQIVDIGPVTAAALSADSTAALTEWLSDNGFVIPTADQASVDAYVGPGKYFVAFKRSAQAEPGPSSVGVSFSVPGDQRGYPLRISRVGAAAQLGIQVFVAAPEVVSPTGSAPAGNFLTLTLADFSASALYDDYTQTLFTKIAEMGSKAFVIEGVFGTGSGWRQGLGPKLSAITETTQVLSRMATVVAPSMLTEDVSFSGNAPTSVPREVTALLLPIDGPGPGGGQHRDLYLAMSGLSFAAFGLRRKLRRLPRR
- a CDS encoding glutathione S-transferase, with the protein product MTYQLYYWPSIQGRGEFVRLSLEEAGAPYEDVARRPADEGGGVPALIALLRSETEAALPFAPPVLRHGPLLIAQTANILLYLGPRHQLSPSDEAGRLFVNQLQLTLADVVGEVHDTHHPIGSGLYYEDQKPEAARRTQSFLRERLPKLLGYFERVLMRGTQRGGQWLVGGELSYVDLSLFQLVCGLEYAFPKAMSRIGPTVPGLIALRDRVAARPRIAAYLASPRRLPFNEDGLFRRYPELDFD
- a CDS encoding copper-translocating P-type ATPase, giving the protein MVPARTASSLADVGADTDPSSGAPATAHLDLGVGGMTCASCVARVERTLKKQPGVKAASVNLGTEKASIDYLPGAVSPQRLKAAIVDAGYVAIDLDTEKDSLERAQAREQADLRRDVMLGAALSVPLMFVAMLPMLSPSVMHAMHQVLPHRGWGFVQLALAAPVQLFVGARFYRQAFAELRHLSPGMNTLVMLGSSAAFGYSLLALLTPRIFPEGTAHLYFEASSVIITLVLLGKLLEARAKGRTSDALKKLFGLAPKTARVLRGESSVELAIDAVVPDDLIEVRPGERIPTDGVLTEGSSWVDESMITGEPLPVEKSVGGEVVAGTVNHRGAFVFRATRVGQDTVLSQIIRLVEQAQGGKPPIQRLADRIARIFVPLVIVAAALTFSIWWFFGPSPALSHAFVAAVSVLVIACPCAMGLATPTAIMVGTGKAAELGMLFREGAALETMARLDTIVLDKTGTLTKGHPELTHIAPYGVTETELLQLVAAAEDRSEHPLARAVVEAARTRGISFGRADSVQADPGFGVEAIVAGRRVAVGAERLMSKLGIDTELGRADAARFAVEGRSPIFAAFDGKLVATLAIADPLKEGSRAAVRELHALGLGVAMLSGDNGRTADAIAKEVGIERVLAEVLPGEKAAEIARLQAAGRRVAFVGDGINDAPALARADVGIAIGTGTDIAVEAGDVILMSGDLRGIASAIRLSRRTLSTIRLNFFWAYAYNVALIPLAAGALYPLFHLLLSPMLAAAAMSISSVFVVTNSLRLRRFVPTAPSAGTV
- a CDS encoding Na+/H+ antiporter, producing the protein MHSEIAFVALFGVAAAVALMARRLRVPYTVALVTAGLLLGHTSTLAAPHLTKGLLYAIFLPGLLFEAAFHLEFSDFWRNKLAIHSLAIPGLLVAIALTAGILTPVASALHFVEGFSFIDGLVFASLIAATDPIAVVALFKTMGVPRRLNVLVEGESLLNDGTAVVVFALVLSFALGEPFSPSGAVFQFVKVVGLGIFVGAGIGYGISKVIQRVDDPMIEITLTTLAAYGSFMLAEHFHVSGVIATVVAGMLCGNYAARTGMSPTTRIAVESFWEYVAFALNSIVFLLVGLEVHIDSLLASWKAIVAAWLAVTLGRAIVIGLVTALLSRTKERIPARWAMVLTWGGLRGALSMVLVLALPLTFPHRELLVNMTFGVVLLSILVQGISMSQILTRLGVAGTRADRHEYETRRGALLAAKAALTGIEQMRGAGSSSTEVLDPLAEEYEKRVALAAERVQELRLEHSTVHAEEVEAARRHLLLVEKDELMRGRREGILSSEAFDRLVVDVDARLHELDDDD